A genomic stretch from Bifidobacterium sp. ESL0769 includes:
- the pgmB gene encoding beta-phosphoglucomutase: MEGALFDLDGVIADTAVYHFQAWRKLVKDHFDRELPDELEEKTKGVSRVDSLKVILNYLGVTVPQKEFDALAAEKNEAYRGLLAGLTSADILPGIPELIKQMKQHGVKLSLASASMNGPFILEKLGLSDTFDAIADPSKVAAGKPAPDIFLEAASAIGVEPDQCVGLEDSVAGITAINAAGAFSVGVGSPNELGHAKLLVPNTAALKYDDIESAWERR; encoded by the coding sequence ATGGAAGGCGCACTTTTTGACTTGGACGGCGTAATCGCCGATACGGCCGTCTATCATTTCCAGGCTTGGCGCAAGCTGGTGAAAGACCATTTCGACCGCGAGCTTCCTGATGAACTTGAGGAAAAGACCAAAGGCGTCAGTCGTGTCGATTCGTTGAAAGTGATCCTGAACTATCTCGGTGTCACAGTGCCGCAGAAGGAATTCGATGCGTTGGCCGCCGAAAAGAACGAGGCTTACCGCGGGCTTCTGGCTGGGCTCACTTCCGCTGATATTCTGCCGGGCATCCCGGAGCTCATCAAGCAGATGAAGCAGCACGGGGTCAAGCTCTCGTTGGCCTCGGCGAGTATGAACGGACCGTTTATCCTTGAAAAGCTTGGGCTTTCGGATACTTTCGACGCCATCGCCGACCCGAGTAAGGTGGCTGCCGGCAAGCCCGCCCCCGACATTTTCCTTGAAGCGGCTTCAGCCATTGGCGTTGAGCCCGATCAGTGCGTGGGTTTGGAGGATTCTGTCGCAGGCATCACCGCCATCAATGCGGCCGGTGCGTTCTCGGTGGGTGTGGGCAGTCCGAACGAGCTCGGTCACGCCAAGCTTTTGGTGCCGAACACGGCCGCGTTGAAATATGACGATATCGAAAGCGCGTGGGAGCGCCGATAA
- the priA gene encoding bifunctional 1-(5-phosphoribosyl)-5-((5-phosphoribosylamino)methylideneamino)imidazole-4-carboxamide isomerase/phosphoribosylanthranilate isomerase PriA: MLTLLPAVDVRGGKAVRLRQGKSGSETDYGSPYEAAQTWYDEGADWIHLVDLDAAFGTGDNRSKLREIGEKLGDKVYIEMSGGIRDDASLEAVFEAGAARVNIGTAALENPEWTARIIKKYGDKVAISLDVKGHTLAGRGWTSKGGDLFETMDMLDKAGCQRYVVTDVAHDGMMDGPNLTLLREVAERTPAHVTASGGISSLDDIRAVAKLESVGVDAAILGKSLYAHAFTLKEALTVAGQK, translated from the coding sequence ATGCTGACATTGCTTCCGGCCGTTGACGTCCGAGGCGGCAAGGCCGTGCGTCTGCGTCAGGGCAAATCCGGGTCCGAAACCGATTACGGCAGCCCGTATGAGGCTGCGCAGACGTGGTATGACGAGGGGGCGGATTGGATTCACCTGGTTGATCTCGACGCCGCGTTCGGCACCGGTGACAACCGCTCGAAACTACGCGAAATCGGCGAGAAGCTGGGAGACAAGGTCTATATCGAAATGAGCGGTGGCATCCGCGACGATGCCAGTCTTGAAGCCGTCTTTGAAGCAGGTGCAGCGCGGGTCAATATCGGTACCGCAGCGTTGGAAAATCCGGAATGGACCGCCCGAATCATCAAGAAATACGGCGATAAGGTGGCCATCAGCCTCGATGTCAAAGGTCATACGTTGGCTGGACGCGGCTGGACCAGCAAGGGCGGCGACCTCTTTGAAACCATGGACATGCTTGATAAGGCGGGTTGCCAGCGTTACGTGGTCACCGACGTCGCCCACGACGGCATGATGGACGGGCCGAACCTCACGTTGCTGCGTGAAGTCGCCGAACGCACGCCGGCCCACGTCACCGCTTCCGGCGGCATTTCCAGCCTCGACGATATCCGTGCGGTTGCGAAGCTCGAAAGTGTTGGCGTTGATGCGGCGATTCTCGGCAAGTCCCTCTACGCTCACGCCTTCACGTTGAAAGAAGCGTTGACGGTGGCAGGGCAGAAGTAG
- the hisH gene encoding imidazole glycerol phosphate synthase subunit HisH: MTAVVVFDYGFGNVRSMMRALAHIGLEPTLTSNRRQALEADGLVVPGVGAFAACMDGLKAVGGDQIILERLKAGRPVLGVCVGLQIMFAQGTEGGSIAKGLGVIDGSVDLVDADVVPHMGWDTISAPDDSVILHGLEDQRFYFVHSYAAMSASVPENPVTASSVAASQTDGYRGHAQSSIDDVSVQKVGFCDYGRSHFVTSYERGPLSATQFHPEKSGQAGAQLLKNWAATL, translated from the coding sequence ATGACCGCAGTGGTGGTGTTCGATTACGGCTTCGGCAACGTGCGTTCGATGATGCGCGCGCTTGCGCATATCGGGCTTGAACCGACGCTGACCAGCAATCGCCGGCAGGCGCTCGAAGCCGACGGGTTGGTGGTGCCCGGCGTGGGTGCGTTTGCGGCGTGCATGGACGGGCTCAAGGCCGTGGGCGGCGATCAGATTATTCTCGAACGTCTCAAGGCGGGGCGTCCGGTGCTCGGCGTGTGCGTTGGCTTGCAGATCATGTTTGCGCAGGGCACGGAAGGCGGTTCTATCGCCAAAGGCCTCGGCGTAATCGACGGCAGTGTGGATTTGGTAGATGCCGACGTGGTGCCGCATATGGGCTGGGACACCATCAGTGCCCCCGACGATTCGGTGATTTTGCATGGGCTTGAGGATCAGCGTTTCTATTTCGTGCATTCCTACGCCGCCATGAGCGCGTCCGTTCCCGAAAATCCTGTGACCGCGTCAAGTGTGGCAGCCTCACAAACTGACGGTTACCGCGGGCATGCGCAATCCTCCATTGATGACGTAAGTGTGCAAAAGGTCGGGTTCTGCGACTACGGACGCAGCCATTTCGTGACATCTTACGAGCGTGGCCCACTTTCGGCTACCCAGTTTCACCCCGAAAAGTCGGGTCAGGCGGGTGCCCAGCTGCTCAAAAACTGGGCCGCGACCCTGTAG
- the hisB gene encoding imidazoleglycerol-phosphate dehydratase HisB, translating to MARTATIVRETSESKVELSLNLDGTGQTDIETSVPFYNHMMTALGKHSLIDLKIRASGDTDIDVHHTVEDTAIVFGEALKQALGDKRGIRRFADATVPLDEALARAVVDISGRPYAVCTGEPEGFEYAMIGGHFTGSLVRHVMESIAFHADLCLHMTVLAGRDPHHIAEAEFKALARALRFAVEPDPRIAGIIPSTKGAL from the coding sequence ATGGCAAGAACGGCGACGATAGTACGCGAAACCAGCGAATCCAAGGTGGAGCTGAGCCTGAATCTCGACGGCACCGGCCAAACCGACATCGAGACCTCGGTGCCTTTTTATAACCATATGATGACCGCGCTCGGCAAGCATTCGCTGATTGATTTGAAGATTCGTGCCAGCGGCGACACCGACATCGACGTGCACCATACCGTGGAAGACACGGCCATTGTTTTCGGCGAGGCGCTGAAGCAGGCGCTGGGCGACAAGCGCGGCATCCGTCGCTTTGCTGACGCCACCGTGCCGCTTGACGAGGCGCTCGCCCGTGCTGTTGTCGACATTTCCGGCCGTCCGTATGCGGTGTGCACCGGGGAGCCCGAGGGCTTCGAATATGCCATGATCGGCGGGCATTTCACCGGTTCGTTGGTTCGTCACGTCATGGAATCCATCGCCTTCCACGCCGACCTCTGCCTGCATATGACGGTGCTGGCCGGCCGTGATCCGCACCATATCGCCGAAGCCGAGTTCAAGGCGCTGGCTCGCGCTCTGCGCTTTGCGGTCGAGCCCGACCCGCGTATCGCCGGCATTATTCCCAGCACGAAAGGGGCGCTGTGA
- a CDS encoding histidinol-phosphate transaminase: MTNSIPQNLPLRNDLIGEVPYGAPQLDVPVCLNVNENPYQPTPAVVNEIAEDVRKIAPTLNRYPDREHTKLRQAFSDYLARESGVKLGVEQLWGANGSNEIMLQLFQAFGGPGRKALGANPTYSMYPEYARDTFTKWITVERNADFSLNLEALLEAIDREQPSIILLTSPNNPTGTILPMDQLEAVLKAAQSAKVDGAAAGVHPVVVVDEAYIEFRTPGTPTALQLLAKYPNLAVSRTMSKAFAFAGARVGYLAADQGIIDCVRIVRMPYHLSAVTQATALAAFKHIDEQLSQVRHLRETREATAAWLKTQTWHGKPLQVADSQSNFVLFGGSFEDRERIFDELLKRGVLIRVVGPEGWLRVCMGTDEEMARFREALTEVLAQLENE, from the coding sequence ATGACCAATTCGATTCCACAGAATCTGCCGCTGCGTAATGACCTCATCGGAGAGGTGCCTTATGGCGCACCGCAGCTCGACGTGCCGGTGTGTCTGAATGTCAACGAGAATCCGTACCAGCCCACGCCTGCGGTGGTCAACGAGATTGCCGAAGACGTGCGCAAGATTGCCCCGACACTCAACCGTTACCCGGACCGCGAGCACACCAAGCTGCGTCAGGCCTTTTCGGACTATCTCGCACGTGAATCTGGTGTGAAACTTGGCGTCGAGCAGTTGTGGGGCGCCAATGGCAGCAACGAGATCATGCTCCAGCTCTTCCAAGCGTTTGGCGGGCCGGGACGCAAGGCGTTGGGTGCCAATCCGACCTATTCGATGTATCCCGAATATGCGCGCGACACATTCACCAAGTGGATTACGGTGGAGCGCAACGCTGACTTCTCGCTGAATCTTGAGGCTTTGCTGGAAGCCATTGATCGAGAGCAGCCGTCGATTATCCTTCTGACCAGCCCGAACAATCCGACCGGCACCATTCTGCCGATGGATCAGCTCGAAGCGGTGCTGAAAGCCGCTCAAAGCGCCAAGGTGGACGGTGCGGCGGCAGGCGTACACCCTGTGGTCGTGGTGGACGAGGCCTATATCGAATTCCGCACACCTGGCACGCCCACTGCTCTTCAACTGCTTGCGAAATATCCGAACCTCGCCGTCAGCCGCACCATGAGCAAGGCCTTCGCTTTTGCAGGTGCGCGTGTGGGTTATCTCGCCGCCGACCAAGGCATCATCGACTGTGTGCGCATCGTGCGCATGCCCTACCATCTTTCCGCCGTCACACAGGCCACGGCGCTCGCCGCGTTCAAGCACATCGACGAGCAGCTGAGCCAGGTGCGTCACCTGCGCGAGACCCGCGAGGCGACCGCCGCGTGGCTTAAAACGCAGACCTGGCACGGTAAGCCGCTTCAGGTCGCGGATTCCCAGTCCAATTTCGTCTTGTTCGGCGGATCGTTCGAAGACCGCGAACGCATTTTCGACGAACTGCTGAAGCGTGGCGTCCTCATTCGTGTGGTAGGGCCGGAGGGCTGGCTGCGCGTGTGCATGGGCACCGACGAGGAGATGGCCCGCTTCCGCGAGGCGTTGACGGAGGTCTTGGCGCAACTCGAAAACGAATAG
- the hisD gene encoding histidinol dehydrogenase: MENNTMRIIDLRGKRLTRAQMLEAMPRAEMGTNEASSAVRPILDDVKARGAAALRDFEEKFDHIRPHHLRVPVEAMQSALEELDPEVRAAIEESVRRIRKVCASQVPKDFYTDLAEGARVAERWVPVERVGLYVPGGKAVYPTSVIMNAVPAQVAGVSSLAIATPPSADNDGLPNKTILATCAILGVDEVYAVGGAQAIAMFAYGANGSEPQDGEVLCEPVDKITGPGNIFVATAKGMVSGIVGIDAVAGPTEIAILADKTANPSWVAADLIGQAEHDELAGSVLITDSEELAKKVQESLDYRVPRTMSHERVATSLTGRQSGIILTDGLDQSVDAANAYAAEHLEIQTENPDEVVKRIKNAGAIFRGPYSPVPLGDYMSGSNHVLPTGGTARFACGLGVHTFMKPIEVIEYDEQGLKPLASLINAFAVSEDLPAHGECVLSRFIDDPYDKATLKDQERKAGLRK, encoded by the coding sequence ATGGAAAATAACACCATGCGAATTATCGATCTGCGCGGAAAGCGCCTCACCCGAGCACAGATGCTGGAGGCCATGCCTCGTGCCGAAATGGGCACGAACGAAGCCAGCAGCGCTGTGCGTCCTATTCTCGATGACGTCAAGGCCCGTGGGGCAGCGGCCTTGCGCGATTTCGAGGAGAAATTCGATCATATTCGTCCGCACCATCTGCGCGTGCCCGTTGAGGCGATGCAGAGTGCGCTTGAAGAGCTGGACCCCGAGGTCCGCGCCGCCATCGAGGAATCGGTGCGCCGTATCCGCAAGGTCTGCGCCTCGCAGGTGCCGAAAGACTTCTATACCGACCTGGCCGAAGGCGCTCGTGTCGCCGAACGCTGGGTTCCCGTCGAACGTGTCGGTCTCTATGTGCCTGGCGGCAAGGCAGTCTACCCTACTTCCGTAATCATGAACGCCGTGCCCGCCCAGGTCGCGGGCGTCTCGTCGCTGGCCATTGCCACGCCTCCGAGCGCCGACAATGATGGCCTGCCCAACAAGACCATTCTCGCCACCTGTGCCATTCTCGGCGTCGACGAGGTCTACGCGGTCGGCGGGGCACAGGCCATCGCGATGTTCGCCTACGGTGCCAACGGAAGCGAGCCGCAGGATGGCGAGGTGCTGTGCGAACCGGTCGACAAGATCACCGGTCCCGGCAACATCTTCGTGGCCACGGCCAAGGGCATGGTCTCCGGCATTGTCGGTATCGACGCGGTCGCCGGACCCACAGAAATCGCCATTTTGGCCGATAAGACCGCCAATCCGAGCTGGGTGGCCGCCGACCTCATCGGTCAGGCCGAGCACGACGAGCTCGCTGGTTCCGTACTGATTACCGACAGTGAGGAGCTGGCCAAGAAGGTGCAGGAGAGCCTTGATTATCGCGTCCCGCGCACGATGTCGCACGAGCGTGTCGCCACCTCTTTGACCGGTCGTCAGTCCGGCATCATCCTCACTGACGGGCTTGATCAGTCCGTCGACGCCGCCAACGCCTATGCCGCTGAGCACTTGGAGATTCAGACCGAGAACCCGGACGAGGTCGTCAAGCGCATCAAGAACGCCGGCGCCATCTTCCGTGGTCCGTATTCACCGGTCCCGTTGGGCGACTACATGTCCGGCTCCAACCACGTGCTGCCTACCGGTGGCACCGCCCGCTTCGCCTGTGGTCTCGGCGTGCACACCTTCATGAAGCCGATCGAAGTCATCGAATACGACGAGCAGGGCCTGAAGCCGCTGGCGTCGTTGATCAACGCCTTCGCAGTCTCCGAGGATTTGCCCGCTCATGGCGAGTGCGTGCTGAGCCGTTTCATCGACGATCCGTATGACAAGGCTACGCTGAAGGACCAGGAGCGTAAGGCCGGCCTGCGCAAGTAG
- the dnaE gene encoding DNA polymerase III subunit alpha — protein MAHSGNFVQLHNHTHYSLLDGASKIPDLVNRAKELEMPAIGITDHGNMHGAYEMWSTAVNAGIKPIIGIEAYVTPETSRTDKGRVHWGTEAQRSDDVSGGGFITHMTLWAENDEGLVNLMKASSVANLEGRVGKWPRMDYDVLQTYHKGVIGTTGCPSGIVQTRLRLGQYKEALRAAHQLQDIFGKDNFYVELMDHNLEIEKRVSADLLKIAKDLGAPIIATNDSHYVHEADRGSQDAMLCINSGSHLDDPDRFKFDGSGYYIKSAEEMRALFKDLPEACDNTLEVAERCNVMFDDHEDGAFMPLFDCPDGWDETSLFLHDVQQGLEKRYDGNVPDNVRKQADYECGVICQMQFCGYFLVVADYINWAKTHGVMVGPGRGSAAGSMVAYAMGITELDPLKHGLIFERFLNPERVSLPDIDIDFDPEGRQKVLDYVADKYGHDKVAQCVIYGTIKTKQALKDSARIMGYEFSVGDRIVKALPPSKNGKDASLKEMFDPTSKKYAEAREFRELYDSDPDAKRITDEAKGIEGLIRQTGVHACATIMSATPITDTSPLLERTDGTVTTTFEYHTCETLGLVKNDFLGLSNLTVIRDTLKNIELNGKEPIDYTKIPLDDKETYALLTRGDTLGVFQLDGDGMRALLKSLKPDNFNDISALIALYRPGPMDMDSHNNYAKRKNGLQPITPINDEVAEALAPVLDETYGLIVYQEQVQSAARILAGYSLGRADVLRRAMGKKKPEVLAKEQGPFFEGMKEHGYSQKAAQDVWDILVPFSGYAFNKAHSAAYGLISYWTAYLKTHYPVEFMAALLQNERTNKDKTALYLGEARRMGIKVLPPDVNESRLEYAPVGNIIRFGLGAIRNVGDNPVQDIIAERESKRGKYINFMDFIRRVPLSVLNKRLVESLIKAGAFDSIDPNRRALFQIHEPAIDSVISLKRKQAEGQFDLFSDLGSDGDGGDGSGEDAMGDAQVSVPDIEEWDKKTKLNFEREMLGLYVSDHPLSGMASVLNSLRDMSIAQLINSAPKMDDRQQVTIAGLITSVDRRVSKKGNPWAIVTIEDMESSIQCMFFGRAYTSAAESMAVDEVVQIRGQIELRDETVSMRANEMNVPNLVAEDERPLVLTLPKTALNRPHVMQLGKIITNHPGMCEVRLAIMDSDGNAKVLTFGDRFRVKRDTSLFAEIKILFGPKCLPAA, from the coding sequence ATGGCTCATTCGGGAAACTTTGTTCAATTACATAACCATACGCATTACTCGCTGCTCGACGGCGCGTCCAAGATTCCCGATTTGGTCAACCGCGCCAAAGAACTCGAAATGCCGGCCATCGGCATCACCGACCACGGCAATATGCACGGTGCCTACGAGATGTGGAGCACGGCTGTAAATGCCGGTATCAAGCCGATTATCGGCATCGAAGCCTATGTAACCCCGGAAACTTCGAGGACGGACAAGGGCCGCGTGCACTGGGGCACGGAAGCCCAACGCAGCGACGACGTCTCCGGCGGCGGTTTTATCACCCATATGACGCTCTGGGCCGAAAACGACGAGGGGTTGGTCAACCTGATGAAGGCCTCGTCCGTGGCCAATCTCGAAGGCCGTGTGGGCAAGTGGCCCCGTATGGATTATGACGTGCTTCAGACCTATCACAAGGGCGTCATCGGAACCACCGGATGCCCGTCGGGTATCGTCCAGACCAGGTTGCGTCTTGGCCAATACAAGGAGGCCTTGCGTGCCGCGCATCAGTTGCAGGACATCTTTGGCAAAGATAATTTCTACGTCGAACTGATGGATCACAATCTGGAAATCGAAAAGCGCGTCTCTGCCGACCTGCTCAAGATCGCCAAAGATCTCGGTGCCCCCATCATCGCCACCAATGATTCCCACTACGTTCACGAAGCCGACCGAGGTTCGCAGGACGCGATGCTTTGCATCAACTCCGGCTCGCACTTGGACGATCCGGATCGATTCAAATTCGACGGTTCCGGCTACTACATCAAATCCGCTGAGGAAATGCGGGCTCTCTTCAAAGACCTTCCCGAGGCCTGCGACAACACGCTGGAAGTAGCCGAACGCTGCAACGTCATGTTCGATGATCATGAAGACGGCGCGTTCATGCCACTCTTCGATTGCCCGGACGGCTGGGATGAGACTTCGCTCTTCCTACACGACGTGCAGCAGGGCCTCGAGAAACGCTACGACGGCAACGTGCCCGACAACGTGCGCAAACAGGCCGATTACGAGTGCGGCGTGATCTGCCAGATGCAGTTCTGCGGCTACTTCCTCGTGGTCGCCGACTACATCAACTGGGCCAAGACACACGGTGTGATGGTCGGCCCTGGCCGTGGCTCCGCGGCAGGCTCGATGGTGGCCTACGCGATGGGCATCACCGAACTTGACCCCTTGAAGCATGGCCTGATCTTCGAACGATTCCTCAACCCCGAGCGCGTCTCGCTGCCTGATATCGATATCGATTTCGACCCCGAAGGCCGCCAGAAGGTGCTCGATTACGTGGCCGACAAATACGGGCACGACAAGGTGGCCCAGTGCGTCATCTACGGCACCATCAAAACCAAGCAGGCCCTCAAGGATTCCGCACGAATCATGGGATATGAATTCTCCGTGGGCGACCGCATCGTCAAGGCGCTGCCGCCGAGCAAGAACGGCAAGGATGCAAGTCTCAAGGAGATGTTCGACCCGACCTCCAAGAAGTACGCCGAAGCGCGCGAATTCCGCGAACTTTACGATTCCGACCCCGATGCCAAGCGCATCACCGACGAGGCCAAGGGCATCGAAGGCCTGATTCGCCAGACTGGTGTGCACGCCTGCGCCACGATCATGTCGGCTACGCCAATCACCGATACCTCCCCGCTTTTGGAACGCACCGACGGCACGGTGACCACGACCTTCGAATACCATACCTGCGAAACGCTGGGGCTGGTCAAGAACGACTTCCTCGGCCTCTCCAACTTGACGGTCATCCGCGACACCCTGAAGAACATCGAGCTCAACGGTAAGGAGCCTATCGACTATACCAAGATCCCGCTGGATGACAAGGAGACCTACGCGCTTCTGACCCGAGGCGACACCCTCGGCGTCTTCCAGCTCGATGGCGACGGGATGCGCGCGCTGCTTAAAAGCCTCAAGCCTGATAATTTCAACGACATTTCCGCACTCATCGCGCTTTACCGCCCGGGCCCGATGGATATGGACTCGCACAACAACTACGCCAAGCGCAAGAACGGTTTGCAGCCCATCACCCCGATTAACGACGAGGTGGCCGAGGCGCTCGCCCCGGTGCTCGACGAGACCTACGGCCTGATCGTCTATCAGGAGCAGGTGCAGTCCGCCGCGCGAATACTGGCCGGCTACTCTCTTGGCCGAGCGGACGTGCTGCGACGCGCTATGGGCAAGAAGAAGCCTGAAGTGTTGGCCAAGGAGCAGGGGCCGTTCTTCGAAGGCATGAAGGAGCACGGTTATTCTCAGAAGGCCGCGCAGGACGTCTGGGATATCCTCGTGCCGTTCTCCGGTTACGCGTTCAACAAGGCCCATTCCGCAGCCTACGGGCTTATTTCCTACTGGACGGCCTACCTCAAGACCCACTATCCAGTGGAATTCATGGCGGCGCTGCTGCAGAACGAACGCACCAACAAAGACAAGACCGCGCTCTACCTCGGGGAGGCGCGGCGCATGGGCATCAAGGTGCTGCCGCCGGACGTCAACGAATCCCGGCTCGAATACGCCCCTGTCGGCAACATCATCCGTTTCGGCCTCGGCGCCATCCGTAACGTCGGCGACAATCCGGTGCAAGACATCATCGCCGAGCGCGAGAGCAAGCGTGGCAAATACATCAACTTCATGGACTTCATCCGCCGTGTGCCATTGAGCGTGCTCAACAAGCGTCTCGTGGAATCGCTGATCAAGGCCGGTGCCTTCGATTCCATCGACCCGAACCGCCGTGCGCTCTTCCAGATTCACGAACCTGCCATCGACTCGGTGATTAGCCTCAAACGCAAGCAGGCTGAAGGCCAGTTCGACTTGTTCAGCGACCTCGGATCAGACGGTGACGGCGGCGATGGGTCCGGTGAGGACGCGATGGGCGACGCTCAGGTCAGCGTGCCTGACATCGAGGAATGGGACAAGAAGACCAAACTGAACTTCGAACGCGAAATGCTTGGCCTCTACGTTTCCGACCACCCGCTTTCCGGCATGGCTTCCGTTTTGAACAGCCTGCGAGACATGTCTATCGCACAGTTGATCAACAGTGCTCCGAAGATGGACGACCGCCAGCAGGTCACCATCGCAGGGCTTATCACCTCCGTCGATCGGCGCGTCTCCAAGAAGGGCAACCCTTGGGCCATTGTCACCATCGAGGATATGGAAAGTTCCATCCAGTGCATGTTCTTTGGACGCGCCTATACTTCTGCGGCCGAATCGATGGCCGTCGATGAGGTGGTGCAGATTCGCGGTCAGATCGAGTTGCGAGACGAGACGGTGAGCATGCGCGCCAACGAGATGAACGTCCCGAACCTAGTAGCGGAAGATGAAAGACCGTTGGTGCTCACCTTGCCAAAGACCGCGTTGAACCGGCCGCATGTCATGCAACTGGGGAAGATCATCACCAATCATCCCGGCATGTGCGAGGTCAGGTTGGCCATTATGGATTCCGACGGCAACGCCAAGGTGTTGACGTTCGGCGACAGGTTCCGCGTGAAACGTGACACGTCGCTGTTCGCCGAGATCAAGATTCTCTTCGGGCCGAAGTGCCTGCCTGCAGCGTAG
- a CDS encoding RluA family pseudouridine synthase translates to MSRLVPAPDALIGKRFDVAVAKMLGVSRSKAVELIEAGEVSVLQHKISKSGTLLSGDTVEFDIEEKQPEPEPLAEGMAVVYEDDDVVVVDKPVGVAAHASAGWTGPTVLGSLLARGVHITSMGAPGRQGIVSRLDVGTSGLMLVCKSDLAYREMRRQFAHHEVTKIYHALVQGNLTHDKATIEAPIGRAKVSDFRFTVTPLGKKAITHWDVLERFSEATLVSVNLETGRTHQIRVHFSSIGHPLVGDPMYGANPVLAERLGLNRQWLHAMRLEFKHPRTHVRTVVESRYPADLQHALSVVREDKREKE, encoded by the coding sequence ATGAGCCGCTTGGTGCCAGCACCCGATGCGTTGATCGGCAAGAGATTCGACGTGGCCGTGGCGAAAATGCTAGGTGTCTCGCGGTCCAAGGCTGTTGAACTCATCGAGGCCGGCGAAGTGAGTGTCCTCCAACATAAGATTTCAAAATCCGGCACACTGTTGAGCGGCGATACCGTCGAATTCGACATCGAAGAAAAACAGCCGGAACCGGAACCGCTGGCTGAAGGCATGGCCGTCGTCTATGAAGATGACGACGTCGTCGTGGTCGACAAACCTGTTGGTGTCGCCGCGCATGCTTCTGCGGGCTGGACGGGGCCGACGGTGCTCGGCAGCCTCTTGGCCCGCGGAGTGCACATCACGTCCATGGGCGCTCCTGGCAGGCAAGGTATCGTCAGCAGACTCGACGTCGGCACCAGTGGGCTCATGCTGGTATGCAAATCGGACTTGGCTTATCGCGAGATGCGTCGCCAATTCGCCCATCACGAAGTCACCAAGATTTATCACGCTTTGGTACAGGGCAACTTGACCCATGACAAAGCGACTATCGAAGCGCCTATCGGAAGGGCGAAAGTCTCAGATTTCCGTTTCACCGTCACGCCGCTGGGCAAAAAAGCAATTACTCACTGGGATGTGCTGGAGCGCTTCAGCGAGGCGACGCTCGTGAGCGTCAACCTCGAAACCGGCCGCACCCACCAGATTCGTGTACATTTCTCATCCATCGGTCATCCGCTGGTAGGCGATCCGATGTACGGCGCGAACCCCGTGCTGGCCGAGCGCCTGGGCCTGAACCGCCAATGGCTGCACGCCATGCGTTTGGAATTCAAGCACCCCCGCACCCACGTCCGCACAGTGGTAGAATCCCGCTATCCCGCCGATTTGCAGCATGCGCTGAGCGTCGTGCGCGAAGATAAGCGTGAAAAAGAATAG
- a CDS encoding signal peptidase II — MKNVSPKRLRTRVAVFVIVAVVALLLDRLTKLWAQAALGDGRTVMVIPGFLGLTLVHNPGASLGMGSSVTWLISCFALVACVALVYLALTTVSLWWTAALIIAFAGAFGNLIDRVIFAHGFLNGKVVDFLNYGWSVGNVADIELGIAAVLIIILLLVNVPFSAKDIKDSDDSGDAHNSNDSQDRKNIQEEPVKAVEDRGADGR, encoded by the coding sequence ATGAAAAATGTATCACCTAAACGGCTGCGCACTCGTGTGGCCGTTTTCGTTATCGTAGCGGTTGTAGCGCTTTTGCTCGACCGCCTTACCAAGCTATGGGCGCAAGCCGCTCTCGGTGATGGCAGGACCGTCATGGTTATACCCGGATTTTTGGGTCTGACGTTGGTTCATAACCCCGGGGCATCGCTGGGGATGGGTTCGTCGGTCACATGGTTGATTTCCTGCTTCGCGCTGGTAGCCTGCGTGGCGCTGGTGTATCTGGCATTGACCACGGTTTCGCTGTGGTGGACGGCAGCTTTGATTATCGCCTTTGCGGGGGCTTTCGGTAATCTCATTGACCGGGTGATTTTCGCACATGGGTTCCTCAATGGAAAAGTAGTGGATTTCCTCAACTATGGCTGGTCCGTAGGCAATGTGGCTGATATTGAACTGGGGATTGCCGCCGTTCTCATCATCATCCTGTTGTTGGTCAACGTGCCGTTCAGCGCGAAAGACATCAAAGACAGCGACGATAGCGGCGATGCCCACAATTCCAATGATAGCCAAGACCGTAAGAACATCCAGGAAGAACCGGTGAAAGCTGTAGAGGATAGAGGGGCGGACGGTCGATGA